A single Deinococcus sp. Leaf326 DNA region contains:
- a CDS encoding TCR/Tet family MFS transporter: MRQKPAALIFILLTVLIDVMGIGLIIPVLPGLVKELAGSAEAGARDIGWLTAVYALMQFVFAPILGSLSDRFGRRPVLLVSLLGMALDYVLLFFAPSLAWLFVGRVLAGITGASLTVANAYVADVTAPEERARSFGLLGATFGVGFILGPALGGLLGEYGLRIPFLVAAGLTTLNFLYGLFVLPESRPASVRPRSLDLRALNPFTPLRALAEYTITRNLALTFVLLGLAGQVIYSTWVLYTEGVLRWTPAQNGVALAFFGLLTAGVQAGLIGRFITRFGERRTIMIGLIASLGEFLVLSVARTGGLLYLSLVVGALGGLAQPAIQGLVSRQVSEDEQGRVQGAITSLNSLVGVVGPLLATTVFAYFTGDRAPAHFPGAAFLMGALFSALGAGLVWTVLRRLPAEHPAEKPAI, translated from the coding sequence ATGCGCCAGAAACCCGCCGCTCTGATCTTCATCCTGCTGACGGTACTTATCGACGTGATGGGCATCGGGTTGATCATTCCGGTGCTGCCGGGGCTGGTCAAGGAACTGGCCGGGTCGGCCGAGGCGGGGGCGCGCGACATCGGCTGGCTCACGGCTGTCTATGCCCTGATGCAGTTCGTCTTCGCGCCGATCCTGGGGTCCCTGAGCGACCGTTTCGGGCGGCGTCCGGTGCTGCTCGTGTCGCTGCTGGGCATGGCGCTCGACTACGTGCTGCTGTTCTTCGCGCCCAGCCTCGCGTGGCTTTTTGTCGGGCGCGTGCTGGCCGGAATCACGGGGGCGAGCCTCACGGTCGCCAATGCCTACGTCGCCGACGTGACGGCCCCCGAGGAGCGGGCCAGGAGCTTCGGGCTGCTCGGCGCCACCTTCGGGGTGGGCTTCATCCTGGGGCCGGCGCTCGGCGGCCTGCTGGGGGAGTACGGGCTGCGCATCCCCTTTCTGGTCGCGGCAGGTCTGACCACCCTCAACTTCTTGTACGGTCTGTTCGTGCTGCCCGAGTCGCGCCCGGCGTCGGTGCGGCCCCGCTCGCTCGACCTGCGGGCCCTGAATCCCTTCACGCCGCTGCGGGCCCTGGCGGAGTACACCATCACGCGCAACCTCGCCCTGACCTTCGTCCTGCTGGGGCTGGCGGGGCAGGTCATCTACAGCACCTGGGTCCTGTACACCGAGGGTGTGCTGCGCTGGACCCCGGCCCAGAACGGCGTGGCCCTGGCCTTTTTCGGCCTGCTGACGGCGGGCGTGCAGGCGGGTCTCATCGGGCGATTCATCACCCGCTTCGGCGAGCGCCGCACCATCATGATCGGCCTGATCGCCTCGCTGGGCGAGTTCCTGGTCCTGAGCGTGGCGCGCACGGGCGGCCTGCTGTACCTCTCGCTGGTGGTCGGGGCGCTGGGGGGCCTAGCGCAGCCCGCCATCCAGGGCCTCGTGTCGCGGCAGGTCAGTGAGGACGAGCAGGGCCGCGTGCAGGGCGCCATCACCAGTCTCAACAGCCTCGTGGGGGTGGTCGGGCCGCTGCTGGCGACCACGGTCTTCGCCTACTTCACGGGCGACCGCGCGCCGGCCCACTTTCCCGGCGCCGCCTTCCTGATGGGCGCGCTGTTCTCGGCCCTGGGGGCCGGGTTGGTCTGGACCGTCCTGCGCCGCCTGCCCGCCGAGCACCCCGCAGAAAAGCCGGCGATCTGA
- a CDS encoding ABC-F family ATP-binding cassette domain-containing protein — translation MLKAEHVARTYGDETVLEGIDLEVRPGERLGLIGENGSGKSTLLRVLAGLEPPDAGRVSGGGRVALLVQDADTQARTVLEAVTPPELRRAQATWEAASAALGGGSAEALSGAAPSAAALEAFADAEERYRRLGGYEFAAWAAGVLAGLDLDPGAWAGELSGGQRRRVMLAALLLSPADVYLLDEPTNHLDLDGVRWLEGWIGGSEAAFVLASHDRAFLDAVTTRTAELERGRLHLYPGSYSEAAALRDTLREAQERSHAAYRRKRATLEEEQRRQASKGAVNENRRRAKDNDKFRSTFKAERHQQIHAARARAMEAQLGRLDAGAVDKPYDDRRRLRLDLPPVPPGPSEVLTVRGLTVRRDPDAAPGRPVLEGVDLQVRRGDRVALTGPNGGGKSTLLAALLGRLPHTGEVRWGGGLSLYVAGQHGEELGEAGTVADALLGANPLLTPHQLHEVAAQVWLPSPEAPVVSLSGGQRTRLSLARLGVTRSQVLVLDEPTNHLDLAMTLLLEDVLADFPGTVLLASHDRRLVAAVATREWRVGGGRVQEQAFTRGLPE, via the coding sequence ATGTTGAAAGCGGAACACGTCGCCCGGACCTACGGCGACGAGACGGTGCTGGAAGGAATAGACCTGGAAGTGCGCCCCGGCGAGCGCCTGGGGCTGATCGGAGAGAACGGCAGCGGCAAGAGCACGCTGCTGCGGGTGCTGGCGGGCCTGGAGCCGCCCGACGCGGGGCGGGTGAGTGGGGGGGGCCGCGTGGCCCTGCTGGTCCAGGACGCGGACACGCAGGCCCGCACTGTACTGGAGGCGGTGACGCCGCCTGAGCTGAGGCGGGCGCAGGCGACCTGGGAAGCCGCCTCGGCCGCACTGGGGGGCGGGTCGGCCGAGGCCCTGTCAGGCGCTGCCCCGTCGGCCGCCGCCCTGGAGGCCTTCGCCGACGCCGAGGAGCGCTACCGCCGGCTGGGGGGCTACGAGTTCGCGGCGTGGGCGGCGGGCGTCCTGGCCGGGCTGGACCTGGACCCAGGGGCGTGGGCCGGGGAACTCTCGGGCGGGCAGCGGCGGCGGGTGATGCTGGCGGCCCTCCTGCTCTCGCCGGCCGACGTGTACCTGCTCGACGAGCCGACCAACCACCTCGACCTGGACGGCGTGCGCTGGCTGGAGGGCTGGATCGGAGGGTCGGAGGCGGCGTTCGTGCTCGCCAGCCACGACCGCGCCTTTCTGGACGCGGTGACGACCCGCACGGCCGAGCTGGAGCGGGGGCGGCTGCACCTGTATCCCGGCTCCTACTCGGAAGCGGCGGCGCTACGGGACACCCTGCGGGAGGCGCAGGAGCGCAGCCACGCGGCCTACCGGCGCAAACGGGCGACTCTGGAAGAAGAGCAGCGGCGTCAGGCCAGCAAGGGCGCCGTGAACGAAAACCGCCGCCGCGCCAAGGACAACGACAAGTTCCGTTCGACGTTCAAGGCCGAGCGCCACCAGCAGATTCACGCGGCGCGGGCCCGCGCCATGGAGGCCCAGCTCGGGCGTCTGGACGCAGGCGCCGTGGACAAGCCCTACGACGACCGCCGCCGCCTGCGCCTGGACCTGCCCCCCGTTCCCCCCGGGCCGTCCGAGGTCCTGACGGTGCGCGGCCTGACGGTGCGGCGTGACCCGGACGCTGCGCCGGGCCGACCGGTGCTGGAGGGAGTGGACCTGCAGGTCCGGCGCGGCGACCGCGTCGCCCTGACCGGTCCGAATGGCGGCGGCAAGAGCACCCTGCTCGCGGCGCTGCTGGGCCGCCTGCCGCACACGGGCGAGGTGCGCTGGGGCGGGGGCCTGAGCCTGTACGTGGCCGGGCAGCACGGCGAGGAACTGGGCGAGGCCGGGACGGTCGCCGACGCGCTGCTGGGCGCCAACCCGCTCCTGACGCCGCACCAGCTGCACGAGGTCGCCGCGCAGGTGTGGCTGCCCTCTCCCGAGGCGCCGGTCGTCTCGCTCTCGGGTGGGCAGCGCACCCGCCTGAGCCTCGCGCGGCTGGGCGTGACGCGCTCGCAGGTACTCGTCCTCGACGAGCCGACCAACCACCTCGACCTCGCCATGACCCTGCTGCTCGAGGACGTGCTGGCCGACTTTCCCGGCACGGTGCTGCTCGCCTCGCACGACCGCCGGCTGGTCGCGGCGGTGGCGACGCGCGAGTGGCGGGTCGGCGGCGGCCGGGTCCAGGAACAGGCCTTCACCAGAGGGCTTCCGGAGTAG
- the map gene encoding type I methionyl aminopeptidase translates to MTITTEAELQGMKKAGQVVAETLRVLREAVRPGVTPAELDALAGEVFRRHGAASAPRLTYGAPVNVFISVGSDIVHGLPTRRPLEPGDVVSLDVTPVVNGFVADAAVTVVVPPVSPVAERLLACTEAALAAGLAAAREGQPLSDIGRAVETEVGRRGFTVLRDLFGHGVGRAIHEKPDVPNYFRSADRQKLRGGLVLAIEPMVSSGRSGRVRTRRDGWTLATTDGGLAAHFEHTVMITAGQPLILTA, encoded by the coding sequence ATGACCATCACCACCGAAGCCGAGTTGCAGGGAATGAAGAAGGCGGGGCAGGTCGTGGCCGAGACGCTGCGGGTGCTCCGGGAAGCGGTTCGTCCGGGGGTGACGCCCGCCGAACTCGACGCCCTGGCCGGCGAGGTGTTCCGGCGACACGGGGCCGCGTCGGCGCCGCGCCTGACCTACGGCGCGCCGGTCAACGTGTTCATCAGCGTGGGGTCCGACATCGTGCACGGGCTGCCCACGCGGCGGCCCCTGGAGCCCGGCGACGTGGTGAGCCTGGACGTGACGCCGGTCGTGAACGGATTCGTCGCCGACGCGGCGGTGACGGTGGTGGTGCCGCCCGTCTCGCCGGTCGCCGAGCGGCTGCTCGCCTGTACCGAGGCCGCGCTGGCGGCAGGACTCGCGGCGGCGCGCGAGGGCCAGCCCCTGAGCGACATCGGCCGCGCCGTCGAGACCGAGGTCGGGCGCCGGGGGTTCACGGTGCTGCGTGACCTGTTCGGGCACGGGGTCGGGCGCGCCATCCACGAGAAGCCCGACGTGCCCAACTATTTCCGGTCCGCCGACCGGCAGAAGCTGCGCGGCGGGCTGGTCCTCGCCATTGAGCCGATGGTGTCGTCGGGCCGCTCGGGCCGGGTCCGGACCCGTCGGGACGGCTGGACGCTCGCCACCACCGACGGCGGTCTGGCCGCCCACTTTGAGCACACGGTCATGATCACTGCCGGCCAACCGCTGATCCTGACCGCCTGA
- a CDS encoding glycoside hydrolase family 3 C-terminal domain-containing protein, giving the protein MSDVPAPRPGPQPELSLDERLALLEGRDFWHTQPLPGQEAVSMTDGPHGVRRQEGRQTGFNFSALIPATCFPTASALAASWDTELLREVGAALGREARGQGVHVLLGPGVNLKRSPLCGRNFEYFSEDPLLAGTLAAAYIAGLQGKGVGASLKHFAANNQEYRRLSSDSVVDERALRELYLRPFEIAVKEAQPWTVMAAYNGVNGRYCSEHPRLLTKILRDEWGFGGAVISDWGAVNDRARGLRAGLDLEMPGYDGARVPELRAALAAGRITRADVERSVARLRDLAGRAGRTPRTPPVDPDAQHALARRAAAAGVVLLQNTDAALPLRPGAKVAVLGAFAEKPRYQGAGSSVIQPTRLDTPLGELRALLGEENVTYAPGYPRQGEEDAARLREEALALVRDADVVVIVAGLPENLEAEGVDRDHLDLPETHGALIRAVAAAHPRVVVALQSGAPVRLPWRGEVAGIVQAYLGGQAGGGGLADVLTGRVNPGGKLAESFPDALEDVACSAYYPGGPRTAEYRESLYVGYRYHDTAGVEVAFPFGHGLSYTAFGYGTPRLDRGRVGRGEPLTVTLPVTNTGAVAGAEVVQLYVHAPQGPLFRPEQELRAFARVVLAPGETREVTLTLDERAWAVYDVTRPGWHVPGGTYELRLGSSSRDLRARVTVEVAGDGDLRPEPEAVRAVYGRPAHPFRAPDAAFRALYGAPLPDNSPYTPAEYDLNTPLGALQGTVQGRALNALVRLGTEPRGERRYSADAVSAAGAIREMPLRQLYLGTGGRLRPRVIASVTEALAGRWGGALRALVTPDAEPPLAGEARKEG; this is encoded by the coding sequence ATGAGCGATGTCCCCGCGCCCCGACCGGGTCCCCAGCCCGAGCTGTCTCTCGACGAACGACTCGCGCTGCTGGAGGGCCGCGACTTCTGGCACACGCAGCCGCTGCCGGGGCAGGAAGCCGTGTCCATGACCGACGGCCCCCACGGCGTGCGGCGCCAGGAGGGGCGGCAGACCGGCTTCAACTTCAGCGCCCTGATTCCGGCGACCTGCTTTCCGACCGCCTCGGCCCTCGCCGCGAGCTGGGACACGGAGTTGCTGCGCGAGGTCGGCGCGGCGCTGGGGCGCGAGGCGCGCGGTCAGGGCGTACATGTGCTGCTGGGGCCGGGAGTGAACCTCAAGCGCTCGCCGCTGTGCGGGCGCAACTTCGAATACTTCTCGGAAGACCCGCTGCTGGCCGGCACGCTGGCCGCCGCGTATATCGCCGGGCTCCAGGGCAAGGGGGTGGGTGCGAGCCTTAAGCACTTTGCGGCCAACAATCAGGAATACCGCCGCCTGAGCAGCGACTCGGTGGTGGACGAGCGCGCGCTGCGCGAACTGTACCTGCGCCCCTTCGAGATCGCGGTGAAGGAGGCCCAGCCCTGGACGGTGATGGCGGCCTACAACGGCGTGAACGGCCGCTACTGCTCGGAGCACCCCCGCCTGCTGACGAAGATCCTGCGGGACGAGTGGGGCTTCGGCGGCGCGGTGATCTCCGACTGGGGCGCGGTGAATGACCGCGCGCGGGGCCTGCGCGCGGGCCTGGACCTGGAAATGCCCGGGTACGACGGCGCGCGAGTGCCCGAACTGCGCGCGGCCCTGGCAGCGGGACGGATCACCAGGGCCGACGTGGAGCGCTCGGTCGCCCGGCTGCGGGACCTCGCCGGCCGCGCCGGCCGCACGCCGCGTACCCCCCCGGTAGACCCGGACGCCCAGCACGCCCTGGCCCGCCGCGCCGCCGCCGCCGGGGTGGTCCTGTTGCAGAATACGGACGCTGCGTTGCCCCTGCGCCCCGGCGCGAAGGTGGCGGTGCTGGGCGCCTTTGCCGAAAAGCCGCGCTACCAGGGAGCGGGCAGTTCGGTCATCCAGCCGACCCGTCTGGACACGCCGCTGGGCGAACTGCGGGCACTGCTGGGCGAGGAGAACGTCACCTACGCCCCCGGCTACCCGCGCCAGGGCGAGGAGGACGCCGCGCGGCTGCGGGAGGAAGCGCTGGCCCTGGTGCGTGATGCCGACGTGGTGGTCATCGTCGCCGGCCTGCCCGAGAACCTGGAGGCCGAGGGTGTGGACCGCGACCACCTCGACCTGCCGGAGACGCACGGCGCGCTGATCCGGGCAGTGGCGGCGGCGCACCCGCGCGTGGTCGTCGCCCTCCAGAGCGGCGCCCCGGTGCGGCTGCCCTGGCGCGGCGAGGTCGCGGGAATCGTGCAGGCGTACCTGGGCGGGCAGGCGGGGGGCGGCGGGTTGGCCGACGTGCTCACCGGCCGCGTGAACCCCGGTGGCAAGCTGGCCGAGAGTTTCCCCGACGCCCTGGAAGATGTGGCGTGCAGCGCGTACTATCCCGGCGGGCCGCGCACGGCCGAGTACCGCGAGAGCCTGTACGTGGGCTACCGCTACCACGACACGGCGGGGGTGGAAGTCGCCTTTCCCTTCGGCCACGGCCTGAGCTATACGGCCTTCGGGTACGGCACGCCGCGCCTGGACCGGGGGCGGGTGGGCCGGGGCGAGCCTCTAACGGTCACGCTGCCGGTCACGAATACGGGCGCGGTGGCCGGGGCGGAGGTCGTGCAACTGTACGTCCACGCGCCGCAGGGGCCACTGTTCCGGCCCGAGCAGGAACTGCGCGCCTTCGCGCGGGTGGTGCTGGCCCCCGGCGAGACGCGCGAGGTCACGCTGACCTTGGACGAGCGCGCCTGGGCCGTATATGACGTGACCCGGCCCGGCTGGCACGTTCCGGGCGGCACCTATGAGCTGCGCCTGGGATCATCGAGCCGCGACCTGCGCGCGCGGGTGACGGTTGAGGTCGCGGGTGACGGCGACTTGCGGCCCGAGCCGGAAGCGGTGCGCGCCGTGTACGGGCGCCCGGCCCACCCCTTCCGCGCGCCCGACGCCGCCTTCCGGGCGCTGTACGGCGCGCCGCTGCCCGACAACTCGCCCTACACTCCCGCCGAGTACGACCTGAACACGCCGCTGGGGGCCTTACAGGGCACGGTGCAGGGCCGCGCGCTGAACGCCCTGGTGCGGCTGGGCACCGAGCCACGCGGCGAACGGCGGTACTCGGCCGATGCGGTATCGGCCGCCGGGGCCATCCGCGAGATGCCGCTGCGCCAGCTCTACTTGGGCACGGGCGGCCGGCTGCGGCCGCGCGTCATCGCCTCCGTGACCGAGGCTCTGGCTGGACGCTGGGGCGGCGCGTTGCGTGCCCTGGTGACCCCGGACGCCGAGCCACCTCTGGCCGGAGAGGCCAGGAAGGAGGGCTGA
- the aceF gene encoding dihydrolipoyllysine-residue acetyltransferase, translating to MATELKLPDVGDNIEKGTVVTVLIKPGDTVAAGDPIIEIETDKAVVEVPASEGGTVEAVSVNVGDTVAVGGVIATLSGAAAAGAASGPAQPGQGGGNEQNTVESNDATVASDASTAQQVARAQQDAQKVQAGEQPSGAASGSAGGNSAPAAPAPQAQSGGGQDLTLPDVGDNIEKGTVVTVLVNPGDTVTEGQPIIEIETDKAVVEVPASAGGTVQSVAVKVGDTVAVGGVILTLGGGAVSAPAQSAQPALAAPAASAAPAASGSTPAATPDTAPSQAPGAQRPYDTQTYDGRTVIPAAPSVRRMAREIGVDIHEVHGSGIAGRISEEDVRRAAGTPSVQPAAQAPAQASAPTQAPAAVQAAPLPNFEKWGAVRREDMSGIRKATVRSMTVSTTIPMVTHFDKADVTEMEEVRKRFGARVEKAGGKLTMTHILMKVVANALRKFPKFGASLDLAAEQVVYKDFVNIGVAVDTPVGLLVPVIKDADRKSITELVLELSELAGRARDRKLKPDEMQGATFTISNLGGIGGHAFTPLVNSPEVAILGVSRGGFEPVWDKAKGEFVPRNMLPLSLSYDHRLIDGADAARFVRFIAESLEDPFLISL from the coding sequence ATGGCCACTGAACTGAAACTCCCCGACGTGGGCGACAACATCGAGAAGGGCACGGTCGTCACCGTCCTCATCAAGCCCGGCGACACGGTCGCGGCCGGCGACCCGATCATCGAGATCGAGACCGACAAGGCGGTCGTCGAGGTGCCCGCCAGCGAGGGAGGCACCGTTGAGGCCGTGAGCGTAAACGTGGGTGACACGGTCGCGGTCGGCGGCGTCATCGCCACCCTGAGCGGCGCGGCGGCGGCGGGCGCGGCCAGTGGCCCGGCCCAGCCCGGTCAGGGCGGCGGCAACGAGCAGAACACGGTCGAGTCCAACGACGCGACGGTGGCTTCTGACGCCAGCACCGCCCAGCAGGTCGCCCGGGCCCAGCAGGACGCCCAGAAGGTGCAGGCCGGCGAGCAGCCCAGCGGCGCGGCGAGTGGCAGTGCGGGCGGCAACAGCGCCCCGGCTGCCCCCGCGCCCCAGGCCCAGTCCGGCGGAGGTCAGGACCTGACCCTGCCCGACGTGGGCGACAACATCGAGAAGGGCACGGTCGTGACGGTGCTCGTCAATCCCGGCGACACGGTCACCGAGGGCCAGCCCATCATCGAGATCGAGACCGACAAGGCCGTGGTCGAGGTGCCGGCCAGTGCGGGCGGCACCGTGCAGAGCGTCGCCGTGAAGGTGGGCGACACCGTGGCTGTCGGCGGCGTGATCCTGACCCTCGGCGGTGGCGCGGTGAGTGCGCCCGCTCAGTCTGCCCAGCCTGCGCTTGCGGCACCTGCGGCCAGCGCGGCTCCGGCGGCGTCCGGCTCCACCCCGGCGGCGACGCCCGACACCGCGCCCAGCCAGGCCCCCGGCGCCCAGCGTCCCTACGACACCCAGACCTACGACGGCCGCACCGTGATTCCGGCGGCCCCCAGCGTGCGCCGCATGGCCCGCGAGATCGGCGTGGACATCCACGAGGTGCACGGCAGCGGGATCGCCGGGCGCATCAGCGAGGAAGACGTGCGCCGCGCCGCCGGCACGCCCAGCGTGCAGCCGGCTGCCCAGGCTCCGGCCCAGGCCAGCGCGCCCACCCAGGCCCCAGCTGCCGTGCAGGCCGCGCCGCTGCCCAACTTCGAGAAGTGGGGCGCGGTGCGCCGCGAGGACATGAGCGGCATCCGCAAGGCGACCGTGCGCTCCATGACCGTGAGCACCACCATTCCGATGGTCACGCACTTCGACAAGGCCGACGTGACCGAGATGGAAGAGGTTCGCAAGCGCTTCGGCGCGCGGGTCGAGAAGGCGGGCGGCAAGCTCACCATGACCCACATCCTGATGAAGGTCGTGGCGAACGCCCTGCGCAAGTTCCCCAAGTTCGGCGCCTCGCTGGACCTCGCGGCCGAACAGGTCGTCTACAAGGACTTCGTGAACATCGGCGTGGCCGTGGACACGCCGGTCGGGCTGCTCGTGCCGGTCATCAAGGACGCCGACCGCAAGAGCATCACCGAACTCGTCCTTGAACTCTCGGAACTCGCGGGCCGCGCGCGTGACCGCAAGCTCAAGCCCGACGAGATGCAGGGCGCCACCTTCACCATCTCCAACCTCGGGGGCATCGGCGGCCACGCCTTCACGCCTCTCGTGAACAGCCCCGAGGTCGCCATCCTGGGCGTGTCGCGTGGCGGTTTCGAGCCGGTGTGGGACAAGGCCAAGGGCGAGTTCGTGCCGCGCAACATGCTGCCCCTCTCGCTGTCCTACGACCACCGCCTGATTGACGGCGCCGACGCCGCGCGTTTCGTGCGCTTCATCGCCGAGTCGCTGGAAGACCCCTTCCTCATCTCGCTCTGA
- the aceE gene encoding pyruvate dehydrogenase (acetyl-transferring), homodimeric type: protein MTTQPPNRPPRQGLNAGDREQLNTVETQEWLDSLAYVFADAGDNRAAQLLEDLDHYAYFHGAPITFKQNTPYINTIDVEHQPEYPGDAETERKIRNIIRWNAVAMVIRANKASDGIGGHLSTYASAAELLEVGFNHFFRGAGAGQDRDLIFYQGHASPGVYSRSFLEGRFDEARMNRFRRELSPEGPGLSSYPHPWLMPDYWEFPTVSMGLGPIQAIYQARFIKYLENRSLKPKGDAKVWAFLGDGEMDEPQSIGAIRFAAYENLDNLIFVLNANLQRLDGPVRANSKVIQEFEALFRGAGWNVIKVIWDGKWDELLEKDYNGLIVKRFELLVDGESQRYAAFGGKELREKFFNTPELRALIDGWSDADLELLNRGGHDVNKIYAAYAAAIKHKGSPTIIIPRTVKGYGLGESAQARNVAHQVKKLDFTTMKNLRDLLELPLTDDQVEHLEYYHPGADSPEVKYALERRAALGGTIPARKVEYPHPTVPNGEFYEEFAKGSGERTVSTTMAAVNIISKLLRDKQLGKYIVPIVPDEARTFGMDALVPRIGIYSPRGQTYTPVDSGSLMAYKESVDGQMLEEGITEDGAMASWIAAGTAYANHGVPTIPFFVFYSMFGMQRVGDLVWAAADQRARGFLLGATAGRTTLAGEGLQHQDGNSLLQAYVVPNLKVYDPAFAYELAVIFEHGIQRMYVDGIDEFYYVTIDNENEVQPPMPDDGRTHEDIREGIIKGMYRFQASADKDTKLRAQLLASGPAMGAAQEAVKLLEGYGVAADLWSVTSYKELHQQALLTQRRNMLHPTEEPEVSYLAAQLSAENAPGVLVSVSDYIKLGADGLNGHLDRKLWTLGTDGFGRSEAREELRDFFEVDAKHVVVAVLYALLRDGQVKGEVVAKAIADFGIDPERAAPVLR, encoded by the coding sequence ATGACGACACAACCGCCGAACAGACCCCCTCGCCAGGGTCTGAACGCAGGGGACCGCGAGCAGCTCAACACCGTCGAGACGCAGGAATGGCTCGACTCGCTGGCCTACGTCTTCGCGGACGCGGGCGACAACCGCGCCGCCCAGCTGCTTGAAGACCTCGACCACTACGCGTATTTCCACGGCGCGCCGATCACCTTCAAGCAGAACACGCCGTACATCAACACCATCGACGTCGAGCACCAGCCCGAATACCCCGGCGACGCCGAGACCGAGCGCAAGATCCGCAATATCATCCGCTGGAACGCCGTGGCGATGGTCATCCGCGCCAACAAGGCCTCCGACGGCATCGGCGGCCACCTCAGCACCTACGCCTCGGCGGCCGAACTGCTCGAAGTGGGCTTCAACCACTTCTTCCGCGGTGCCGGCGCCGGGCAGGACCGCGACCTGATCTTCTACCAGGGCCATGCCAGCCCCGGCGTGTACTCGCGCAGCTTCCTGGAAGGCCGGTTCGACGAGGCCCGCATGAACCGCTTCCGGCGCGAACTCTCGCCCGAGGGTCCGGGCCTGAGCAGCTACCCGCACCCCTGGCTCATGCCCGACTACTGGGAATTCCCGACCGTGAGCATGGGCCTGGGCCCCATCCAGGCGATCTATCAGGCGCGCTTCATCAAGTACCTGGAAAACCGCAGCCTCAAGCCCAAGGGCGACGCCAAGGTCTGGGCGTTCCTGGGCGACGGCGAGATGGACGAGCCGCAGAGTATCGGCGCGATCCGCTTCGCCGCCTATGAGAACCTCGACAACCTGATCTTCGTGCTGAACGCCAACCTCCAGCGCCTCGACGGGCCGGTACGCGCCAACTCCAAGGTCATCCAGGAGTTCGAGGCGCTGTTCCGGGGCGCGGGCTGGAACGTCATCAAGGTGATCTGGGACGGCAAGTGGGACGAACTGCTGGAAAAGGACTACAACGGCCTCATCGTCAAGCGCTTCGAGCTGCTTGTGGACGGCGAGTCGCAGCGTTACGCGGCCTTCGGCGGCAAGGAACTGCGCGAGAAGTTCTTCAACACCCCCGAACTGCGCGCCCTGATCGACGGCTGGAGTGACGCCGACCTCGAACTGCTCAACCGGGGCGGGCACGACGTCAACAAGATCTACGCGGCCTACGCGGCAGCCATCAAACACAAGGGCAGCCCCACTATCATCATCCCGCGCACCGTCAAGGGCTACGGCCTGGGCGAGTCGGCGCAGGCCCGCAACGTGGCCCACCAGGTCAAGAAGCTCGACTTCACGACCATGAAGAACCTGCGCGATCTGCTGGAGCTGCCGCTGACCGACGACCAGGTCGAGCACCTCGAGTACTACCACCCCGGCGCCGACAGCCCGGAAGTGAAATACGCCCTGGAACGCCGCGCGGCGCTCGGCGGCACGATTCCGGCCCGTAAGGTTGAGTACCCGCATCCCACGGTACCCAACGGCGAGTTCTACGAGGAGTTCGCCAAGGGCAGTGGCGAGCGGACGGTGAGCACGACGATGGCAGCCGTGAACATCATCAGCAAGCTGCTGCGTGACAAGCAGCTCGGCAAGTACATCGTGCCCATCGTGCCCGACGAGGCCCGCACCTTCGGCATGGACGCGCTGGTGCCGCGCATCGGCATCTACAGCCCGCGCGGCCAGACCTACACCCCGGTCGACAGCGGCTCACTGATGGCCTACAAGGAGTCCGTGGACGGCCAGATGCTCGAAGAGGGCATCACCGAGGACGGCGCGATGGCCTCGTGGATCGCCGCCGGGACTGCCTACGCCAACCACGGCGTGCCGACCATTCCCTTCTTCGTCTTCTACTCGATGTTCGGCATGCAGCGCGTGGGTGACCTCGTGTGGGCCGCCGCCGACCAGCGCGCGCGCGGCTTCCTGCTGGGGGCCACCGCCGGGCGCACGACTCTGGCGGGCGAAGGCCTGCAGCACCAGGACGGCAACAGCCTCCTGCAGGCCTACGTGGTGCCCAACCTCAAGGTCTACGACCCCGCCTTCGCCTACGAACTCGCGGTGATCTTCGAGCACGGCATCCAGCGCATGTACGTGGACGGTATCGACGAGTTCTACTACGTCACCATCGACAACGAGAACGAGGTCCAGCCGCCCATGCCCGATGACGGCCGCACCCACGAGGACATCCGCGAGGGGATCATCAAGGGGATGTACCGCTTCCAGGCGAGCGCCGACAAGGACACCAAGCTGCGCGCGCAACTGCTCGCCAGCGGTCCCGCGATGGGCGCGGCGCAGGAAGCCGTCAAGCTGCTGGAGGGCTACGGCGTCGCCGCCGACCTGTGGTCGGTCACGAGCTACAAGGAACTGCACCAGCAGGCCCTGCTGACCCAGCGCCGCAACATGCTGCACCCCACCGAGGAACCCGAGGTGAGCTACCTCGCCGCGCAGCTCTCGGCCGAGAACGCGCCCGGCGTGCTCGTGTCGGTGAGCGACTACATCAAGCTCGGGGCCGACGGCCTCAACGGTCACCTCGACCGCAAGCTGTGGACCCTGGGCACCGACGGTTTCGGCCGCTCGGAAGCCCGCGAAGAACTGCGCGACTTCTTCGAGGTGGATGCCAAGCACGTCGTCGTGGCCGTGCTGTACGCCCTGCTGCGCGACGGTCAGGTGAAGGGGGAAGTGGTCGCCAAGGCCATCGCCGACTTCGGCATCGACCCCGAGCGCGCCGCGCCCGTCCTGCGCTGA